A genomic segment from Tuwongella immobilis encodes:
- a CDS encoding class I SAM-dependent methyltransferase: protein MNANFQESTARLGGAGSELQVCLDQRTRELHEAQQQLARAQDEITRLKASVATFQRQAGEALAASRQSANKASNNGLLGRLFGKKSDAPREVAQTIAHPSVDLKISNRDEFPALLDRLGRNGLAIELGVAAGGYSEQLLRHGKMSVLFSVDRWSDHHNDAECEHARRVLSQFGCRSVVLRMTFEQALPIFADGVFDFIFIDGYAHTGQDGISTLDSWWPKMRSGGIFAGHDYHPRWPLTMEVVDQFVAKHGLKLFTTDEQPELVEHAYPSWYVMKP from the coding sequence ATGAACGCGAACTTTCAGGAATCGACCGCCCGGTTGGGCGGCGCGGGCAGTGAATTGCAGGTCTGTCTGGACCAACGCACGCGGGAACTCCACGAAGCCCAACAACAGTTGGCCCGTGCCCAAGACGAAATCACCCGCTTGAAAGCGTCGGTCGCCACGTTCCAACGTCAAGCTGGCGAAGCACTTGCGGCCAGCCGACAAAGCGCGAACAAAGCCAGCAACAACGGCTTACTCGGCCGCTTATTCGGGAAGAAATCCGACGCTCCCCGCGAAGTCGCCCAAACGATTGCACACCCGTCAGTCGATCTGAAAATCAGCAACCGCGATGAATTCCCCGCGCTTTTGGATCGACTCGGTCGCAATGGATTGGCCATCGAATTGGGCGTCGCCGCGGGCGGATATTCCGAACAGTTGTTGCGACATGGCAAGATGTCGGTGCTGTTTTCAGTCGATCGCTGGTCCGACCATCACAACGACGCGGAATGCGAGCATGCCCGCCGGGTGTTGAGCCAATTCGGCTGTCGGAGTGTGGTGTTGCGAATGACGTTCGAGCAAGCCTTGCCGATTTTCGCCGATGGTGTCTTCGATTTCATCTTCATCGATGGCTATGCACACACGGGGCAAGATGGCATCTCGACACTCGATTCCTGGTGGCCGAAGATGCGTTCCGGTGGCATTTTCGCGGGGCATGATTACCACCCGAGATGGCCGCTGACGATGGAAGTGGTCGATCAATTCGTCGCCAAACATGGGCTGAAATTATTCACCACCGACGAGCAACCGGAACTCGTCGAACACGCCTACCCATCCTGGTATGTGATGAAACCGTGA
- a CDS encoding protein adenylyltransferase SelO, whose protein sequence is MTANAVGWRFDHTYAQLPKPLFEPAKPALVREPKVVVLNHRLARELGLDFSALTDTEAAAIFSGMALPDGALPIAQAYAGHQFGGFTMLGDGRAMLWAEHVSPSGNRVDLQFKGSGPTHFSRRGDGRAALGPMLREYIIGEAMAGLGIPTTRALAVVTTGQPVFRDRPLRGAILTRVAASHIRVGTFQYAAARGDVPTLRALADYTIARHDPDLVDSPEKYRAFLRAVITRQAQLIAQWQLVGFVHGVMNTDNMALSGETIDYGPCAFMNQYDPATVFSSIDEMGRYAYGNQPRIGQWNLMRLAEAMLPLLHDDSKIAVEQATEELNRYPELFQDAWLAGMRRKLGLRSAASGEIEWLQQLLEWMLAAKADFTETFIALSESKLPESPAEHASALQQWHAEWLSRLAAEGQSPESVREAMQQANPLVIPRNHLVETALEAADERDDLQPMQDLVAALQNPFDRTTDRAPFRTPAPAEYCQYRTFCGT, encoded by the coding sequence ATGACGGCGAACGCAGTCGGCTGGCGATTTGATCACACCTATGCCCAACTACCCAAGCCGTTATTTGAACCGGCGAAACCGGCGCTGGTGCGCGAGCCGAAGGTGGTGGTGCTGAACCATCGGCTGGCCCGCGAATTGGGGCTGGACTTCTCCGCGTTGACCGACACCGAAGCGGCGGCGATTTTTTCCGGCATGGCCCTGCCCGACGGTGCCCTGCCAATTGCCCAAGCCTATGCGGGACACCAGTTCGGCGGCTTTACCATGCTGGGCGATGGTCGCGCGATGCTGTGGGCCGAGCATGTGTCGCCGAGTGGAAATCGCGTTGATTTGCAATTCAAAGGGTCGGGACCGACGCATTTTTCCCGTCGTGGTGATGGTCGGGCTGCGCTCGGGCCGATGCTCCGCGAATACATCATCGGCGAAGCGATGGCCGGCCTGGGAATTCCGACGACACGAGCGCTGGCGGTGGTGACAACCGGTCAGCCCGTGTTTCGAGATCGGCCCTTGCGTGGCGCGATTCTCACCCGCGTCGCCGCCAGTCATATTCGCGTCGGCACCTTCCAATATGCGGCCGCACGGGGGGATGTGCCGACGCTCCGAGCGCTGGCCGATTATACCATCGCGCGGCACGATCCCGACTTGGTCGATTCCCCCGAGAAATACCGGGCCTTTCTGCGGGCGGTCATCACGCGGCAGGCCCAACTCATTGCCCAATGGCAACTCGTCGGGTTCGTGCATGGGGTGATGAATACGGACAACATGGCACTTTCTGGCGAGACGATTGATTATGGCCCCTGTGCATTCATGAATCAGTATGATCCCGCGACGGTCTTCAGTTCCATCGACGAGATGGGGCGATATGCCTATGGCAATCAACCGCGAATCGGCCAATGGAATCTGATGCGTTTGGCCGAGGCGATGCTCCCGCTCTTGCACGACGATTCCAAGATTGCCGTCGAGCAGGCCACCGAGGAACTCAACCGCTATCCGGAACTGTTTCAGGATGCGTGGCTGGCCGGCATGCGTCGGAAGCTGGGGCTGCGATCGGCCGCATCCGGCGAGATCGAATGGCTGCAACAGCTTCTGGAATGGATGCTTGCGGCGAAAGCCGACTTCACCGAAACATTCATCGCACTATCGGAATCGAAACTCCCGGAATCGCCCGCCGAACATGCCAGTGCGTTGCAGCAATGGCACGCCGAATGGCTGTCCCGACTCGCTGCCGAGGGGCAATCGCCGGAATCGGTCCGCGAGGCGATGCAGCAGGCCAATCCGCTGGTCATTCCGCGCAACCACTTGGTAGAAACGGCGTTAGAAGCGGCCGATGAGCGAGACGACCTTCAGCCGATGCAGGATTTGGTGGCCGCGCTGCAGAATCCGTTCGACCGCACGACCGATCGCGCGCCATTTCGCACGCCTGCGCCTGCCGAATACTGCCAATATCGCACCTTCTGTGGAACATAA
- a CDS encoding BBP7 family outer membrane beta-barrel protein — translation MRKGFLGSIAALATGASMAWGQSPEPAINPLTTTELVQTQAGAPLEAGSALTDPVPFGGGMMPPGGPGGFGPGMAPGPIGGMPFGGMPAPSFPPPPNFGGGHGGGHGGGRDFVRLYGGVEYLMWFPKSMSVPVPLVTTSAPAGFGVIGSPTTQVLSGGEDTGFNIQSGIRINLGGFLSPNGRVGFDVSGFIMEPRTVSEQAASDVFGLPTIARPFVNSATGFNESLLISFPGYANGNSQVDVSTKLWGTEGSLLLNLYRSEPDSPHRIVLNSTIGYRYIHLDEAVTVNHTSNLVTGAATQFGGLFVTGPVSIGVTDSFRTTNQFNGANFGLNGELRWNRWVIGGGTKIGIGVMHQELEVFGQSTLSPGFPNPVTGIPSATSVVPGGLLTNVNNIGRFNRDEFAVVPEVNVQVGFALTRYATLFAGYNFLYLSDVVRPGDQMVGTVNTGLVPTSVNYGFGGAGAASPTVTSEYWIHGLNFGLQLQF, via the coding sequence ATGAGAAAGGGATTTCTCGGTTCAATCGCCGCGCTGGCCACGGGCGCTAGCATGGCCTGGGGGCAAAGCCCAGAGCCGGCGATCAACCCGCTGACCACGACGGAACTGGTGCAAACCCAAGCGGGCGCGCCACTGGAAGCGGGTTCGGCGCTGACCGACCCGGTGCCGTTCGGCGGCGGCATGATGCCTCCGGGGGGACCGGGCGGATTCGGTCCGGGGATGGCTCCGGGACCAATCGGCGGCATGCCGTTCGGCGGAATGCCTGCCCCGAGCTTTCCGCCTCCACCGAATTTCGGCGGTGGGCATGGCGGTGGTCATGGTGGCGGCCGTGACTTTGTCCGGCTGTATGGCGGTGTCGAATATTTGATGTGGTTCCCCAAGTCGATGTCGGTTCCGGTGCCGTTGGTGACCACCAGCGCCCCGGCTGGCTTCGGCGTGATCGGCTCGCCCACTACGCAAGTGCTGTCCGGCGGGGAAGATACCGGATTCAACATCCAAAGTGGTATCCGCATCAACTTGGGTGGCTTCCTTAGCCCCAACGGTCGCGTCGGGTTCGATGTGTCCGGTTTCATCATGGAACCGCGGACCGTTTCCGAACAAGCGGCTTCGGATGTGTTCGGCCTGCCGACGATTGCCCGCCCGTTCGTCAATTCGGCGACGGGGTTCAATGAGTCGCTGTTGATTTCGTTCCCCGGGTATGCCAATGGCAACTCGCAGGTGGACGTTTCGACCAAGCTGTGGGGCACCGAAGGCAGCTTGCTGCTGAATCTGTACCGCAGCGAGCCGGATTCGCCGCACCGAATCGTGTTGAATTCGACGATTGGCTATCGGTACATCCATTTGGATGAAGCCGTGACGGTCAACCACACCAGCAACCTGGTGACGGGTGCCGCGACTCAGTTCGGCGGATTGTTCGTGACCGGCCCGGTGAGCATCGGCGTCACCGATAGCTTCCGCACCACCAACCAGTTCAACGGTGCCAACTTCGGCCTGAACGGTGAGCTGCGGTGGAATCGCTGGGTGATCGGCGGCGGTACCAAGATCGGTATCGGTGTCATGCACCAAGAATTGGAAGTGTTCGGCCAAAGCACGCTGTCGCCTGGCTTCCCCAACCCGGTCACCGGCATTCCCAGCGCAACCAGCGTGGTGCCCGGTGGGTTGCTGACCAACGTGAACAACATTGGTCGATTCAATCGGGATGAGTTCGCCGTGGTGCCGGAAGTCAATGTGCAAGTTGGCTTTGCGTTGACTCGCTATGCGACGCTGTTCGCCGGGTACAACTTCCTGTACCTGAGCGATGTCGTCCGCCCTGGCGATCAAATGGTCGGCACGGTGAACACCGGCTTGGTTCCCACCTCGGTGAACTACGGCTTCGGTGGCGCGGGTGCGGCCAGCCCGACGGTGACGTCGGAATATTGGATTCACGGCCTGAACTTCGGTCTGCAACTGCAATTCTAA